CATAGTCGGTTGGTACAAATTTATATAATTCATCGTTATATTTCGTTAATGTTGATGTGGAAATACCATATTTCTCAGCCATTTCCTTCTTGGTTACTTTATTTTCAATTGCTACATGAAATGAATATTCAATTGATGCTGCTAATGCCGCACTATTTTTGAATGCATAGCCTTGCTTAAATGCTATTTCCCCAAGTGCAAACCAAGTACTTAAAATTTGTGCTACCTCTAAATTAATAGATTCATTTGCTTGGACGATTAATTCTGCAACTTGCATAAAGCTTAAAAATGTCTGTTCTTCCTTACAGGTTGGATTAAATTCGTATTCAAGAGCATACGCCAAGCTTAATTTTTCAAGTTCAGAAAAACTTGTCACATTTAATAATGTAGGATGGGCCACAATTTCTTGCCTATGCGCAGAACGTTTCAGCAAAAATAATCCGAACAATCGGCTCGATTCGTGCTCATCTGATAATTGACGGATGATGAAATCACGATGGTTTTCTGCAGAGTTACGCATACGCCCAACTTCACCATGCAACCATGGCTCCATGCCTTCTTTTGTCGGGTCTATTTTAATGAGTGTTTGCCACGCCTCAATTGCTCTTTGCTTGTGTCCAGTGAAATGTGCTGATTGCGCCAACCAAAAATAAAATCCAGCGTCGCCCTCATAGCCACGCTTACTCATCGAACGTAACCACTTGTATGCACTTTCATATTCACCAATTAACGCAAAAGTAGCACCTAGCTTATAACGATTATCCCAATCATATGGCTGAATTTTATTTAAAAGTTCTAGTAAATTACCAAGCTCTTCATTGTTTTTTTCGTAGTAAGCAAATACCGCTAAATTACATAGAGCATGCAAGTTCCCTTGATTTTCACGTAGCA
This portion of the Solibacillus daqui genome encodes:
- a CDS encoding tetratricopeptide repeat protein, producing the protein MENKRLKEKSTNVVSFVPNGDYYYNKALKAIDRDEMDKAYKYIKRAADLSPDDAHVLLQYGILEMELQNFDHAYELIHTAYSIEQNEAEIVFMLAEVSGCIGHIADAQKYAAKYLEMDPNGTYIEDATEILDFFDYVSESEAIEDMDEYDGEKLVAQEKARRLMEQGNFQSAIEVLEQTIEEFPDLWNAYNNLALAYFYIGEAEQARALLYQVLRENQGNLHALCNLAVFAYYEKNNEELGNLLELLNKIQPYDWDNRYKLGATFALIGEYESAYKWLRSMSKRGYEGDAGFYFWLAQSAHFTGHKQRAIEAWQTLIKIDPTKEGMEPWLHGEVGRMRNSAENHRDFIIRQLSDEHESSRLFGLFLLKRSAHRQEIVAHPTLLNVTSFSELEKLSLAYALEYEFNPTCKEEQTFLSFMQVAELIVQANESINLEVAQILSTWFALGEIAFKQGYAFKNSAALAASIEYSFHVAIENKVTKKEMAEKYGISTSTLTKYNDELYKFVPTDYE